The following coding sequences are from one Buchnera aphidicola (Periphyllus testudinaceus) window:
- the acpP gene encoding acyl carrier protein has translation MNLKKKVKKIIFNCLSCKKKIKSKDSFKNDLNADSLDMIEIIMSIEENFSIDISDKESSKISTIKSLIHLIKKKIH, from the coding sequence ATGAATTTAAAAAAAAAAGTAAAAAAAATTATTTTTAATTGTTTATCTTGTAAAAAAAAAATTAAAAGTAAAGATTCTTTCAAAAATGATTTAAATGCAGATTCTTTAGATATGATTGAAATAATTATGTCTATAGAAGAAAATTTTTCAATTGATATTTCAGATAAAGAATCTTCAAAAATTAGCACCATAAAATCTTTAATTCATTTAATAAAAAAAAAAATACATTAA
- the tmk gene encoding dTMP kinase produces MKKNKFIVVEGMEGAGKTTACQTIKKILLLKMIKNVIIVRQPGSTFISEKIRSLITSEHKKEKLNKYSELLLLYSARFQLLKNVIQPQLKKGNWIISDRHNLSSIAYQGGQGIKNSLIYDLIKITNKFAKPDLTIFFDIKQEIGLNRIILRSKLDRIEKKSSIFFSKVRKNYLKYISLNSKKIIINANLDLKMVNNHLKKKLNNWLKNSQ; encoded by the coding sequence ATGAAAAAAAATAAATTTATTGTAGTTGAAGGAATGGAAGGTGCTGGAAAAACTACCGCTTGTCAAACAATAAAAAAAATACTTTTATTAAAAATGATTAAAAATGTAATCATAGTAAGACAACCTGGTAGTACATTTATTTCTGAAAAAATTAGATCATTAATTACATCTGAACATAAAAAAGAAAAATTAAATAAATATTCTGAATTATTATTATTATATTCTGCTCGTTTTCAACTTTTAAAAAATGTTATACAACCCCAACTTAAAAAAGGAAACTGGATAATTTCAGATCGACATAATTTATCTTCTATTGCTTATCAAGGAGGACAAGGAATTAAAAATTCTTTAATATATGATTTAATAAAAATTACAAATAAATTTGCTAAACCTGATTTAACAATTTTTTTTGATATAAAACAAGAAATTGGTCTAAATCGTATTATTTTACGTTCAAAATTAGATAGAATAGAAAAAAAATCTTCTATTTTTTTTTCAAAAGTAAGAAAAAATTATTTAAAATATATATCTTTAAATTCTAAAAAAATAATTATTAATGCAAATCTAGACCTAAAAATGGTAAATAATCATTTAAAAAAAAAATTAAATAATTGGTTAAAAAATTCTCAATGA
- a CDS encoding DNA polymerase III subunit delta' C-terminal domain-containing protein has translation MKIYPWLKNIYKIIINQYLKKKLHHAIIIRSNIKIGSKKLIYLLCKKILCKNSYTLYSCNNCKNCQLISSKNYPDLHIIIPESNKKNIGVDIILKCIKKIQNTSKFGKKTIVWIKKINLLTESSINSLLRILEDPPLNTIFFLDYYNSFELKKTLKSRCIIYNIYPPSEKNGIFWLKKKLKNNNKNFYTAIRLSENSPILAKKILESNLWNERKIFFKKIKKSIKKKNFLRLIKFFKINKSKKIYWICSLILDTIKYCYNKNSKLTNLDQKKLIKIFKKKNTLKNLYLMINIWNKCFFYIKNIQNINKNFIFLEPLIKMEKFFNFL, from the coding sequence ATGAAAATATATCCATGGCTAAAAAATATATATAAAATTATTATTAACCAATATTTAAAAAAAAAATTACATCATGCAATTATAATTCGATCAAATATAAAAATTGGATCAAAAAAATTAATTTATTTATTATGTAAAAAAATTTTATGTAAAAATTCTTATACTTTATATAGTTGCAATAATTGTAAAAATTGTCAATTAATTAGTTCTAAAAATTATCCAGATTTACATATTATCATTCCAGAATCTAATAAAAAAAATATTGGTGTAGATATTATTTTAAAATGTATAAAAAAAATTCAAAACACATCAAAATTTGGAAAAAAAACAATTGTTTGGATTAAAAAAATTAATTTATTAACAGAATCTTCAATAAATTCTTTGTTAAGAATATTAGAAGATCCACCATTAAATACAATATTTTTTTTAGATTATTATAATTCTTTTGAATTAAAAAAAACTCTTAAAAGCCGATGTATAATATATAATATTTATCCTCCTTCAGAAAAAAATGGAATATTTTGGTTAAAAAAAAAATTAAAAAATAATAATAAAAATTTTTATACTGCAATTCGTTTATCAGAAAATTCACCTATTTTAGCTAAAAAAATACTAGAAAGCAATTTATGGAACGAAAGAAAAATTTTTTTTAAAAAAATAAAAAAATCAATAAAAAAAAAAAATTTTTTAAGATTAATAAAGTTTTTTAAAATAAACAAATCAAAAAAAATTTATTGGATATGTTCTTTAATACTTGACACAATTAAATATTGTTATAATAAAAATTCCAAATTAACTAATCTTGATCAAAAAAAATTAATAAAAATATTTAAAAAAAAAAATACTCTTAAAAATTTATATCTTATGATAAACATATGGAACAAATGTTTTTTTTATATAAAAAATATACAAAATATAAATAAAAATTTTATTTTTTTAGAACCATTAATAAAAATGGAAAAATTTTTTAATTTTTTATAA
- a CDS encoding TatD family hydrolase — protein MFLIDSHCHLDKLNSQKLSDVIKKSNLKKVKIILSVATSIKNFKKIKKLLKNVKYKIFYSCGIHPLYIKKKKNIFKKLYKYSKYKKVIAIGETGLDYFHKKNNISEQKKFFYEHINVSKKLKKPLIIHSRNSGKDIIEILKKNKSKNLKGVLHSFNDSLEIALKLLEMGFYISISGMITFKNSPLIRSIIKHIPLNRLLLETDSPYLTPVPYRGKENQPSYIYYIAKYISNLIKIDIEELSYITKKNFFKLFQLNK, from the coding sequence ATGTTTTTAATAGACTCACATTGTCATCTTGATAAATTAAATTCACAAAAATTATCTGATGTAATTAAAAAATCAAATTTAAAAAAAGTTAAAATTATATTATCAGTAGCTACATCAATTAAAAATTTTAAAAAAATAAAAAAACTATTAAAAAATGTTAAATATAAAATTTTTTATTCATGTGGAATCCATCCATTATATATAAAAAAAAAAAAAAATATTTTCAAAAAATTATATAAATATTCTAAATATAAAAAAGTTATTGCTATAGGAGAAACAGGTTTAGATTATTTTCATAAAAAAAATAATATATCAGAACAAAAAAAATTTTTTTATGAACATATTAATGTAAGTAAAAAACTTAAAAAACCATTAATTATTCATTCTAGAAATTCTGGAAAAGACATTATTGAAATATTAAAAAAAAACAAATCGAAAAATCTTAAAGGAGTATTACATTCTTTTAATGATAGTTTAGAAATTGCACTAAAATTATTAGAAATGGGTTTTTATATTTCTATTTCTGGAATGATTACTTTTAAAAATTCTCCTTTAATTCGTTCGATAATTAAACACATACCTTTAAATAGATTACTTTTAGAAACTGATTCTCCTTATTTAACACCTGTTCCTTATAGAGGAAAAGAAAATCAACCTTCTTATATATACTATATTGCTAAATATATTTCTAATTTAATTAAAATAGATATAGAAGAATTAAGTTATATTACAAAAAAAAATTTTTTTAAATTATTTCAATTAAATAAATAA
- the ptsG gene encoding PTS glucose transporter subunit IIBC, whose protein sequence is MFQNMFASLQKVGKSLMLPVSVLPIAGILLGIGSANFCFIPHFISRIMSETGGSIFYNMPLIFSIGVALGFTKNDGVAALAAVVSYNIMVKTSDLMLPFFSQHSLFLSHNSINNINDTGILGGILSGTVSAYLFNKFHKIQLPEYLGFFSGKRFIPIISGLSSIILGLILSFIWPPIGYIIQKFSIWSAYQNPIIAFGIYGLVERALVPFGLHHIWNVPFQMQIGEYVNNTGQIFHGDIARYMAGDSSAGKLAGGFIFKMYGLPGAALAIWHASKKENKIKVGGIMISAALTAFLTGITEPIEFSFLFISPILYCIHSLLAGLSFSICIFLNMKAGTSFSHGLVDFILLSGHSNKLWLFPIVGIIYAFLYYIIFYTFIIKYNLKTIGREKNILKSSNNNIKKKIPKIVKYLGGKKNISSIDACITRLRVTVYNSSLVNSKKLKSLGASGIFISGLGIQIVFGTKSDNIKTLIDNYIK, encoded by the coding sequence ATGTTTCAAAATATGTTTGCCAGTCTTCAAAAAGTTGGTAAATCTTTAATGTTACCTGTATCAGTATTACCTATTGCAGGAATTTTATTAGGAATAGGATCTGCAAATTTTTGTTTTATTCCTCATTTTATTTCTAGAATTATGTCAGAAACAGGCGGATCTATTTTTTATAATATGCCTTTAATTTTTTCTATTGGAGTTGCTTTAGGTTTTACAAAAAATGATGGAGTTGCAGCGTTGGCAGCAGTAGTATCTTATAATATTATGGTTAAAACATCTGATTTAATGTTACCATTTTTTTCTCAACATTCTTTATTTCTTTCACATAATTCTATAAATAATATAAATGATACAGGAATTTTAGGAGGAATATTATCTGGAACAGTATCAGCATATTTATTTAATAAATTTCATAAAATTCAGTTACCAGAATATTTAGGATTTTTTTCAGGAAAAAGATTTATTCCTATTATATCTGGTTTATCTTCTATAATTTTAGGATTAATATTATCTTTTATATGGCCTCCTATAGGATATATTATACAAAAATTTTCAATTTGGTCAGCATATCAAAATCCAATTATTGCTTTTGGAATTTATGGATTAGTTGAAAGAGCTTTAGTTCCATTTGGTTTACATCATATATGGAATGTTCCTTTTCAAATGCAAATAGGAGAATATGTAAATAATACAGGGCAAATTTTTCATGGAGATATTGCAAGATATATGGCTGGTGATTCTAGTGCAGGAAAATTAGCAGGAGGTTTTATTTTTAAAATGTACGGATTACCAGGAGCAGCATTAGCAATTTGGCATGCTTCTAAAAAAGAAAATAAAATAAAAGTAGGTGGAATAATGATTTCTGCTGCTTTAACTGCGTTTTTAACAGGAATTACTGAACCTATTGAATTTTCTTTTCTTTTTATATCTCCTATTTTATATTGTATACATTCTCTATTAGCAGGATTATCTTTTTCAATATGTATCTTTTTAAACATGAAAGCAGGTACAAGTTTTTCTCATGGATTAGTTGATTTTATTCTTTTAAGTGGTCATAGTAATAAATTATGGTTATTTCCAATTGTTGGAATTATTTATGCATTTTTATATTATATTATTTTTTATACTTTTATAATAAAATATAATTTAAAAACTATTGGTAGAGAAAAAAATATATTAAAAAGTTCTAATAATAATATTAAAAAGAAAATTCCAAAAATTGTAAAATATTTAGGTGGAAAAAAAAATATTTCTAGTATTGATGCATGTATTACTAGATTACGAGTAACAGTTTATAATTCTTCTTTAGTAAATTCTAAAAAATTAAAATCTCTTGGAGCATCAGGAATTTTTATTTCTGGATTAGGAATTCAAATTGTTTTTGGAACAAAATCTGATAATATTAAAACATTAATAGATAATTATATAAAATAA
- a CDS encoding HIT domain-containing protein has protein sequence MNINNIFQKIIKKKIPSEIVYQNKKITAFKDISPKAPIHILIVPNKFIKNLNYINKKNICILSEMLYTSIKIAKKKKIHKSGYRIIINCNKNGCQKIPYLHIHLIGGKKLNNF, from the coding sequence ATGAATATAAACAACATATTTCAAAAAATTATAAAAAAAAAAATTCCATCAGAAATTGTTTATCAAAATAAAAAAATTACTGCATTTAAGGATATTTCTCCTAAAGCTCCAATTCATATTCTAATTGTTCCAAATAAATTTATTAAAAATTTAAATTATATTAATAAAAAAAATATATGTATATTAAGCGAAATGTTATATACATCAATTAAAATTGCAAAAAAAAAAAAAATTCATAAATCAGGATATAGAATTATTATTAATTGTAATAAAAATGGTTGTCAAAAAATCCCATATCTTCATATACATTTAATTGGAGGAAAAAAACTTAATAACTTTTAA
- a CDS encoding porin: MMNRNSLAMLIPLFLASSSIDAKEIYNKNGQKINFYGEINPLYFYYYSYKPFSFHSLGNYTNLRIGFYNQTYINKYVSGYMHIEYHPKFSSEFNEGLANSFNKNNISLSYVGLDFGKWGSIDYGRNYGIIHYSKKFTNKFFDNTENIMFHRDDNFLLGRTDDVVTYTNKDVLGYLKGFNLILQHHNYCRNLESRITKKYNDSWGAALHYKNNCGFQIIGTTEINPYDENHNFNKKKYDWIKSYGVGCCYSFNRSIISGFYCHTRNIEHNFTRYHTQYKNLDGIEVAGRYDFNNGMHASVGYVKNFGKEIINGDYNKYSKNKILNHHFNFILTYNFGTNFIFNVHYKCSLLKNDNENSVPIKLENYFDNISNSIGTGMTYTF, translated from the coding sequence ATGATGAATCGAAATTCTTTAGCTATGTTAATTCCTTTATTTTTAGCCTCTAGTTCTATTGATGCAAAAGAAATATATAATAAAAATGGACAAAAAATAAATTTTTATGGAGAAATAAATCCACTTTATTTTTATTATTATAGTTATAAACCTTTTTCTTTTCATTCATTAGGAAATTATACAAATTTAAGAATTGGTTTTTATAATCAAACTTATATTAATAAATATGTATCAGGATATATGCATATTGAATATCATCCTAAATTTTCTTCTGAATTTAATGAAGGTCTTGCAAATAGTTTTAATAAAAACAATATTAGTTTATCTTATGTAGGATTAGATTTTGGAAAATGGGGAAGTATTGATTATGGAAGAAATTATGGAATAATTCATTATTCTAAAAAATTTACTAATAAATTTTTTGATAATACTGAAAATATTATGTTTCATAGAGATGATAATTTTTTACTTGGTCGTACAGATGATGTAGTAACTTATACTAATAAAGATGTTTTAGGTTATTTAAAGGGATTTAATTTAATATTACAACATCATAATTATTGTAGAAACTTAGAATCTCGTATAACAAAAAAATATAATGATTCTTGGGGAGCTGCATTACATTATAAAAATAATTGTGGATTTCAAATTATTGGAACTACAGAAATCAATCCATATGATGAAAATCATAATTTTAATAAAAAAAAATATGATTGGATAAAATCATATGGTGTAGGATGTTGTTATTCTTTTAATAGATCTATTATTTCAGGATTTTATTGTCATACAAGAAATATTGAACATAATTTTACAAGATATCATACTCAATATAAAAATTTAGATGGCATTGAAGTTGCTGGAAGATATGATTTTAATAATGGAATGCATGCTTCTGTTGGATATGTAAAAAATTTTGGAAAAGAAATTATTAATGGAGATTATAATAAATATTCTAAAAACAAAATTTTAAATCATCATTTTAATTTTATATTAACATATAATTTTGGAACAAATTTTATTTTTAACGTTCATTATAAATGTAGTTTATTAAAAAATGATAATGAAAACTCTGTTCCTATTAAATTAGAAAATTATTTTGATAACATTAGTAATTCTATTGGTACAGGAATGACTTATACTTTTTAA
- the asnS gene encoding asparagine--tRNA ligase, producing the protein MKTILIKNIVNNIVKVSSIVKIQGWVKNKRMSKSHLFFVDIYDGSCIHSLQLIFNNSIINFQDNFSQIIPGCSISIQGKLVHALKNKKMFEVQVFKCKVIGYVYNSNSYPMSSKKHTMEHLRKHAHLRARTNIIGVISRIRSNVFYYFNKFFYKNNYHWVSSPIITSLNAEGAGDMFKISNFKKNKDNLDIQQKKFFGKDVYLTVSGQLSIESYACALSKVYTFGPIFRAENSNTTRHLSEFWMLEVEVAFKDMFGIIEIIKKMLKYVIKLVLKKNKDDLLFLKENINSTVIKRLKNFLKSDIIQIDYKKAINILNKQNKIFPNKIIYGNDINSDHEKFLVDKYFKSPLIIINYPKTLKPFYMRINDDKKTVAALDILFPGIGEIIGGSQREERIKYLDQRISELKLNIKDYKWYRDLRFYGTVPHSGFGLGLERFIMYLTGIKNIKDVIPFPRTINNANF; encoded by the coding sequence ATGAAAACAATATTAATAAAAAATATTGTTAATAATATTGTTAAAGTGTCTTCTATTGTTAAAATTCAAGGATGGGTAAAAAATAAAAGAATGTCTAAATCTCATTTATTTTTTGTTGATATTTATGATGGTTCATGTATTCATTCTTTACAATTAATTTTTAACAATTCTATTATAAATTTTCAAGATAATTTTTCTCAAATTATTCCTGGATGTTCTATTTCTATTCAAGGTAAATTAGTTCATGCATTAAAAAATAAAAAAATGTTTGAAGTTCAGGTATTTAAATGTAAAGTAATAGGATATGTTTATAATTCGAATTCTTATCCTATGTCTTCTAAAAAACATACTATGGAACATTTACGTAAACATGCTCATTTAAGAGCAAGAACGAATATTATAGGAGTAATTTCTAGAATAAGAAGTAATGTTTTTTATTATTTTAATAAATTTTTTTATAAAAATAATTATCATTGGGTTTCTTCACCAATAATTACTTCTTTAAATGCAGAAGGCGCAGGAGATATGTTTAAAATATCAAATTTTAAAAAAAATAAAGATAATTTAGATATTCAACAAAAAAAATTTTTTGGAAAAGATGTATATTTAACTGTCTCTGGTCAATTATCTATTGAATCATATGCTTGTGCTTTATCTAAAGTTTATACTTTTGGTCCTATATTTAGAGCTGAGAATTCTAATACTACTCGTCATTTATCTGAATTTTGGATGTTAGAAGTAGAAGTTGCTTTTAAAGATATGTTTGGAATTATTGAAATCATTAAAAAAATGTTAAAATATGTTATAAAACTTGTTTTAAAAAAAAATAAAGATGATTTATTATTCTTAAAAGAAAATATTAATTCTACTGTGATAAAAAGACTTAAAAATTTTTTAAAATCAGATATTATTCAAATTGATTATAAAAAAGCGATAAATATTTTAAATAAACAAAATAAAATTTTTCCTAATAAAATTATTTATGGAAATGACATAAATTCAGATCATGAAAAGTTTTTAGTAGACAAATATTTTAAATCTCCTCTTATTATTATAAATTATCCAAAAACATTAAAACCGTTTTATATGAGAATAAACGATGATAAAAAAACAGTTGCTGCTTTAGATATTTTATTTCCAGGAATTGGTGAAATTATAGGAGGATCTCAAAGAGAAGAAAGAATAAAATATTTAGATCAAAGAATATCAGAATTAAAATTGAATATAAAAGATTACAAATGGTATAGAGATTTAAGATTTTATGGAACAGTTCCTCATTCTGGTTTTGGATTAGGTTTAGAAAGATTCATTATGTATCTTACAGGAATAAAAAATATTAAAGATGTAATTCCTTTTCCACGAACTATAAATAATGCAAATTTTTAA
- a CDS encoding rhodanese-related sulfurtransferase — protein MPNIVNFIHDKNFKKKNVNDYIRINFSFYKYFYIKNLIKIKNKIENLCKKLKIFGRIYISYEGINVQGSILKKFFNIMKNKINKLDINLKNVYFNIGIDNTRQSFFKLKVKIKKNLVSDKIKINFLKNKYKKKYLNSKQVNNFLDNEKVIFIDVRNNYEYKIGHFKKAISLNSSTFKNQLKNICYNANLYKKNKIVLYCTGGIRCEKTAFLMNENGYKKVYQIYGGIIGYVNDCIKNNNPIRFLGKNFVFDFRLKETISKDILSTCYQCRKKSDHYVNCMNEKCNLLFIQCIFCSKLYKSFCSKMCYIKKKVF, from the coding sequence ATGCCTAATATAGTAAATTTTATTCATGATAAAAATTTTAAAAAAAAAAATGTTAATGATTATATTAGAATAAATTTTTCTTTTTATAAATATTTTTATATTAAAAATTTAATAAAAATAAAAAATAAAATTGAAAATTTATGTAAGAAATTAAAAATTTTTGGAAGAATTTATATTTCTTATGAAGGAATTAATGTTCAAGGTAGCATTTTAAAGAAATTTTTTAATATTATGAAAAATAAAATAAATAAATTAGATATAAATTTAAAAAACGTTTATTTTAATATTGGAATAGATAATACTAGACAATCATTCTTTAAATTAAAAGTAAAAATTAAAAAAAATCTTGTTTCAGATAAAATAAAAATAAATTTTTTAAAAAATAAATATAAAAAAAAATATTTAAATTCTAAACAAGTTAATAATTTTTTAGACAATGAAAAAGTAATTTTTATAGATGTAAGAAATAATTATGAATATAAAATTGGTCATTTTAAAAAAGCAATTTCATTAAATTCATCAACATTTAAAAATCAATTAAAAAATATTTGTTATAATGCAAATCTATATAAAAAAAATAAAATAGTTCTTTACTGTACTGGAGGAATTAGGTGTGAAAAAACTGCTTTTTTAATGAATGAAAATGGATATAAAAAAGTATATCAAATTTATGGAGGAATTATTGGTTATGTAAATGATTGTATAAAAAATAATAATCCTATTCGATTTTTAGGAAAAAATTTCGTATTTGATTTTAGATTAAAAGAAACTATTTCAAAAGATATTTTATCTACTTGTTATCAATGTCGAAAAAAATCTGATCATTATGTAAATTGTATGAATGAAAAATGTAATCTTCTTTTTATACAATGTATTTTTTGTTCAAAATTATATAAATCTTTTTGTTCTAAAATGTGTTATATAAAAAAAAAAGTTTTTTAA
- a CDS encoding valine--tRNA ligase: MKKNYNPKLIEEKLYKFWEKKKYFEISKKKSNKKSFCIIMPPPNVTGILHMGHAFQQTIMDILIRFNRMKGKNTLWQVGTDHAGISTQLLVEKNIFKKTGKIRQDYTKDYFIKKTWKWVLKYKKKIFYQMKRLGNSIDWTREKFTLDPDVSKGVKKVFLILYNQGLIYKKKTIVNWDMHLKTVISDLEVKNKNINSIMWYIKYFFIKKTHVLNGKNYIVIATTRPETILGDSAIAINPKDKRYTKCIGWKVLVPIINRIIPIILDNDIDIKKGTGCVKITPAHDFIDYKIGIKHSLHMIKIFSKNGTIKKKLKIYDHKGNKDNFYSTNIPLIFQKLNRLSARKTIIKFLKKDNFLIKKEYINSMIPFGDRSNTIIEPMLTNQWFLKTSYLAKKAIFAVQNKEILFFPKKYKNMYLSWMNNIQDWCISRQLLWGHKIPVWYDNKNKIYVGKNIIDVRKKYNLHENFFLKQDNNVLDTWFSSSLWTFLTLGWPKKTYELQIFHPTNVIVSGFDIIFFWIARMIMLTMHIVKNDSKKSNIPFKKIYITGLIRDEKGNKMSKSKGNIVNPIDLIDGISLEKLISFKTKDIDKNCNKYNNICIKITKNFPNGIKGFGADSLRFTCAALSNNSRNISWDMNRLQGYRNFCNKLWHASRFVLKFVKNFKNTDKLLKNKLSFLDKWIISELNILIKNYIISIKKYRFDFVANLIHDFVWNNFCDWYLEMSKIIIKKGTLEEKNSSKKILIYVLDIILKLSHPIIPFITEYIWKKIQSLKFKDFCKSIVNKKFPKYDEKYIDLYSIKNMKIFKRIFIEIRSIRKFFKIKYNKKIFLFLKNFNNEKLIFFKKYKNFIKKIMFIKEIHIFSKKYNHFLKTSVIRHIDESELLIPIKGIINKKYEWVKLLKKIKKYQIKKKISKKIISNKKFLENAPKKIVHRELKKLKILQNTLNNLNDYKKLLKFL; this comes from the coding sequence ATGAAAAAAAATTATAATCCTAAGTTAATTGAAGAAAAATTATACAAATTTTGGGAAAAAAAGAAATATTTTGAAATTTCTAAAAAAAAATCTAATAAAAAATCTTTTTGTATTATTATGCCTCCTCCAAATGTTACTGGAATTTTACATATGGGTCATGCATTTCAACAAACTATAATGGATATTTTAATACGTTTTAATAGAATGAAAGGAAAAAATACTTTATGGCAAGTTGGAACAGATCATGCTGGAATTTCTACTCAATTATTAGTAGAAAAAAATATTTTTAAAAAAACAGGAAAAATAAGACAAGATTATACAAAAGATTATTTTATTAAAAAAACATGGAAATGGGTATTAAAATATAAAAAAAAAATATTTTATCAAATGAAACGTTTAGGTAATTCAATAGATTGGACTCGTGAAAAATTTACTTTAGATCCTGATGTTTCTAAAGGTGTAAAAAAAGTATTTTTAATTTTATATAATCAAGGATTAATTTATAAAAAAAAAACTATTGTAAATTGGGATATGCATTTAAAAACTGTTATTTCAGATTTAGAAGTAAAAAATAAAAATATAAATAGTATAATGTGGTATATAAAATATTTTTTTATTAAAAAAACTCATGTATTAAATGGAAAAAATTATATAGTAATCGCTACTACAAGACCTGAAACAATATTAGGAGATTCTGCAATTGCGATAAATCCTAAAGATAAAAGATATACTAAATGTATAGGATGGAAAGTTTTAGTTCCTATTATTAATAGAATAATACCTATAATACTTGATAATGATATTGATATAAAAAAAGGTACAGGATGTGTAAAAATTACACCAGCTCATGATTTTATTGATTATAAAATAGGTATTAAGCATTCTTTACATATGATTAAAATATTTTCTAAAAATGGAACAATTAAAAAAAAATTAAAAATTTATGATCATAAAGGAAATAAAGATAATTTTTATAGTACGAATATTCCATTAATATTTCAAAAATTAAATCGATTATCCGCAAGAAAAACAATCATAAAATTTTTAAAAAAAGATAATTTTTTAATTAAAAAAGAATATATAAATTCTATGATTCCTTTTGGAGATAGAAGTAATACTATTATTGAACCAATGTTAACAAATCAATGGTTTTTAAAAACTTCTTATTTAGCCAAAAAAGCTATTTTTGCAGTTCAAAATAAAGAAATTTTATTTTTTCCAAAAAAATATAAAAATATGTATTTGTCTTGGATGAATAATATACAAGATTGGTGTATCTCTAGACAATTATTGTGGGGACATAAAATTCCTGTATGGTATGATAATAAAAATAAAATTTATGTAGGAAAAAATATTATTGATGTACGAAAAAAATATAATTTACATGAAAATTTTTTTTTAAAACAAGATAATAATGTTTTAGATACATGGTTTTCTTCAAGTTTATGGACTTTTTTAACTTTAGGATGGCCTAAAAAAACATATGAATTACAAATTTTTCATCCTACTAATGTAATTGTTAGTGGATTTGATATAATATTTTTTTGGATAGCACGAATGATTATGTTAACAATGCATATTGTTAAAAATGATTCTAAAAAATCTAATATTCCTTTTAAAAAAATATATATTACTGGTTTAATTCGGGATGAAAAAGGAAATAAAATGTCTAAATCAAAAGGAAATATAGTAAATCCAATTGATTTAATTGATGGAATTAGTTTAGAAAAATTAATTTCTTTTAAAACCAAAGATATTGATAAAAATTGTAATAAATATAATAATATTTGTATAAAAATCACAAAAAATTTTCCAAATGGAATTAAAGGATTTGGAGCAGATTCTCTGAGATTTACTTGTGCTGCACTTTCTAACAATTCTAGAAATATTTCTTGGGATATGAATCGTCTGCAAGGGTATCGTAATTTTTGTAATAAATTATGGCATGCTAGTCGTTTTGTTTTAAAATTTGTAAAAAATTTTAAAAATACAGATAAATTATTAAAAAATAAATTATCATTTTTAGATAAATGGATTATATCAGAATTAAATATTTTAATTAAAAATTATATAATTTCTATAAAAAAGTATAGATTTGATTTTGTAGCAAATTTAATTCATGATTTTGTATGGAATAATTTTTGTGATTGGTATCTAGAAATGTCGAAAATTATTATTAAAAAAGGTACTTTAGAAGAAAAAAATTCTTCTAAAAAAATTTTAATATATGTTTTAGATATAATATTAAAATTATCTCACCCAATAATTCCTTTTATTACAGAATATATTTGGAAAAAAATTCAATCTTTAAAATTTAAAGATTTTTGTAAAAGTATTGTTAATAAAAAATTTCCTAAATATGATGAAAAATATATAGATTTATATTCTATAAAAAATATGAAAATATTTAAAAGAATTTTTATTGAAATAAGATCTATAAGAAAATTTTTTAAAATAAAATATAATAAAAAAATTTTTTTATTTTTAAAAAATTTTAATAATGAAAAATTAATTTTTTTTAAAAAATACAAAAATTTTATAAAAAAAATTATGTTTATTAAAGAGATTCATATTTTTTCAAAAAAATATAATCATTTTTTAAAAACTTCTGTTATTAGACATATTGATGAATCTGAATTATTAATTCCTATAAAAGGTATTATAAATAAAAAATATGAATGGGTTAAATTATTAAAAAAAATAAAAAAATATCAAATTAAAAAAAAAATTAGTAAAAAAATTATTTCCAATAAAAAATTTTTAGAAAATGCTCCAAAAAAAATTGTACATAGAGAATTAAAAAAATTAAAAATTTTACAAAATACATTAAATAATTTAAATGATTATAAAAAATTATTAAAATTTTTATAA